In the Passer domesticus isolate bPasDom1 chromosome 4, bPasDom1.hap1, whole genome shotgun sequence genome, one interval contains:
- the LOC135298384 gene encoding ribosomal RNA processing protein 1 homolog: MLPFLLRKAVPDREEEMEVDTKIDMEEEMEIDGEDPGEEEMDVDEDDEEEMDVDVHEDEEMDVDMEESIEDMDID, from the exons atgctcccctttcttctgaggaag gctgtcccagacagagaggaggagatggaggtagataccaagattgatatggaggaggagatggaaatagacggagaagaccctggagaggaagagatggatgtggatgaggatgatgaagaagaGATGGACGTGGATGTGCATGAGGacgaagagatggatgtggatatggaagagtccattgaggacatggatattgattaa